The following DNA comes from Halalkaliarchaeum sp. AArc-CO.
TGACGGCGCGTTCGGAGGTGGTGAAATGAAACTCGTGGAGGGAGTCGCCCACGTAGACGACCTCGAGGAGTTCCTGGCGGCGGTCGACCGGATCACCGCAGAGACCGGCGCGATCGTCCAGGTGTTCGACGCCCGGTACGTCGTCTCCCGGGAGCAGCTGGAACGGGCGGTCGAGCTCGCCGAGCGCGCCCGCGACCGCGGTGAGGAGATCGCCCGCGATCCGGCCGTCGAGATCCTCCTGTATGCGGCCGGGCGCCGCCAGATCGATCGGGCCCTGGAGATGGGGATCGAGGAGGGAGAAACCCCCGCAGTCGCCGTCGTCGTCGGGAACGACGGCGACGAATCGGCGGCCGCAGCGGCGCTGGGGTCACTGTTCGCCGACGCCGACACGCTCGGCGAGTACGACGAGACGCGCGTGCGGGAGTTCTTCGACGTCTCCACCGCCGAACTCGCCGCCGTCGACGGCGGGCTGGCTGACGTCGTGCTCGAACGGGTGGCGCTTCTGGACGTCGAAAAGTGAGCGACCCGACCCGGGCTGGTTCGCCTTAACAGTAGTTGGCAATATGACCAGCATTTATATACGAAACCGGAGTACTCGAACGTGGAACGCTAGTTTGCGGGTTCCGACCCGAATAAAGAAGATCGAATTGCCAACAACTGTTAAATCTCCAGTTCCGGCGTCGGGAACGCCCCCTCGTCGACCTGCGAGTCGTACTCCTCGATGGCCCGCAACACGATGTCCAGCGTTCCCCCCGGGCTCCAGCGGGCCGTGTTAATGACCAGGTCGTAGATCGACCGATCCGAGAGGTCGATCCCGTAGTAGGACTCGTACCGCTGGCTTTCGATTACCTCCCTGACTTGCATCTCCGCCCCGCGCTCCTCGCGATCCTCCGTGCGCTCGAGGCGTACCTCCTCGGGGGCGTCCAGCCAGATCCGCAGATCCGCCCGATTGCCGGCGAGCCAGCCGGCGAGACGCGATTCCAACACGAACGCCTTGTTTGTCGACCCCCACTTCTCGGCGATCGTCCGGAGCCGACGATCGATCGCCCGGTCGAGTTCGTCCGACTCGCTCGCCCTGGCGGTCAGCTGCGAGAGGCTCAGGTCCCGCTCGGTTGCGATCTCCCGGAACACCTCGCCGCCGGAGACCCACCCGCAGTCCAGCGCCGCCGACAATCCCTCACACAGGGTGGT
Coding sequences within:
- the cgi121 gene encoding KEOPS complex subunit Cgi121, giving the protein MKLVEGVAHVDDLEEFLAAVDRITAETGAIVQVFDARYVVSREQLERAVELAERARDRGEEIARDPAVEILLYAAGRRQIDRALEMGIEEGETPAVAVVVGNDGDESAAAAALGSLFADADTLGEYDETRVREFFDVSTAELAAVDGGLADVVLERVALLDVEK
- the cmk gene encoding (d)CMP kinase translates to MSSTDRTTERELDANLFITVSGPPGCGATTLCEGLSAALDCGWVSGGEVFREIATERDLSLSQLTARASESDELDRAIDRRLRTIAEKWGSTNKAFVLESRLAGWLAGNRADLRIWLDAPEEVRLERTEDREERGAEMQVREVIESQRYESYYGIDLSDRSIYDLVINTARWSPGGTLDIVLRAIEEYDSQVDEGAFPTPELEI